The region GCCAGATGTTCGGCGAGCTCTCCCTCTTCGACCCGGGCCCGCGCTCGGCCACCGTCACCGCGGTGACCGACGCGACCTTCGGCTCGCTGTCGCACGACGACCTCCTCCGCTGGCTCGACGGCCGTCCGCAGGTCGCCCGCGGCCTCCTCTCTCAGCTCGCCTCGCGGTTGCGCAAGTCCAACGACGTCGTCGCCGACCTGGTCTTCTCCGACGTCCCGGGGCGGGTCGCCAAGGCCCTGCTCGACCTCGCCGACCGCTTCGGCCGCACCGCCGACGACGGCGTCCACGTGCACCACGACCTCACCCAGGAGGAGCTCGCCCAGCTGGTCGGCGCCTCCCGCGAGACGGTCAACAAGGCGCTCGCCGACTTCGCCTCGCGCGGCTGGCTGCGCCTGGAGCCCCGCTCCGTGGTGATCATGGACCTCGAGCGCCTCTCGCGCCGCGCCCGCTGACCCTGCTCGAGATTTCTCGTACGGCCTGACCCCCGCCGCGACGCATCTGTGCGTCATCAGTGGTGAAGGGGGTCCTGATGACCGATCGATCCGGGTTCGACCAGTTCGTCCACGCGCGCGGCCCCGCCCTCGCGCGGACGGCGTACCTCCTCACGGGTGACCACCACCTGGCCGAGGACCTCGTGCAGGCCGCGCTCGCCAAGGCAGCCCAGCACTGGGAGCGCATCGACACCTCGCCGGAGGCCTACGTCCGGCGCACGATGTACCACCAGAACATCTCGTGGTGGCGACGCCGCAAGCTCACCGAGACCTCGCTGGGGTCGTACGACGCCCCGGTGGCCGCGGCCGACCCGACGATCCGGCTCACCCTCGAGCAGGCCCTGCGCCGGCTCACCCCGCGCCAGCGCACCGTGCTGGTGCTGCGCTACTTCGAGGACCTCACCGAGGTCCAGACCGCTGCCGCGCTGGGCATCTCCAGCGGCGCGGTGAAGTCCATGTCGCGGCAGGCCCTCAAGCGCCTGCGCGACCTTTCACCCGAGCTCGCCGACCTCGTGGGAGCAGACGCATGAGCACCGACCTGCGCGAGGAGCTCGACGCCCTCGCGAGCACCCAGACCTTCACCGCCGACCCCTCCGCCTGGGACCGTGGCCGCCGTGCGCGGCGTCGTTCACAGGTGACCCGCGGAGCCGCCGTCCTCGCCGTCCTGGCGGTGGTCGTCGGCGTCGGGGCACTCGCCCTGCAGCCCGACCGCGAGGCCCGCACGGCCGACACCGAGGTGCCGGGCGGAGCGCTCCCCAGCGAGATCAACAGGACCAACGTGCCGTTCACGTCGGAGGTGCCTCGCGGCCGAGCATCGGTGGCCTTCGTCGACAACGGCGCCGGGATCACCCTCATCGGAGCGGAGAACGGGGACTACCACCAGTTCGCGTACGACGACCCGGAGCGCGCCCTGTCGGTCGATCCACTCGTCGCGCTCTCCCCCGACGGGATGCGCCTGGCCTGGACGGGGGCGACCGACCGGATCGTCCTCGCCGACCTCGCGACCGGCGAGACGACCGCCTTCGCCCACAACCAGGGCCGTGGCGCCGAGGTCACCTCCCTGGCGTGGCGGACGGACTCGACCACCCTCATGTGGAACGGCGACACGGACGGCGAGGCCGCGGGGGGCTATATCGACGTCACCGGGCCTTCCGAGTACGCCGGTTTCGACATGACGAGGTACGGGACCTACGGCTTCCCGTCGCCGAGCGCCGACTTGGTCGCGCTGGCGTCGCAGGGTGAGGTGAGCGCCGCTCCGTTCGAGTCCGCGCCTGACCGACAGCGGCGCATCGACCGGGGCCAGGAGGTCGACCGTCCGCTCCCCACCGAGCTCTACCCGGACGGCGCCGTCGTCACGCCGGTCGGGTGGGCCGACGAGGACCTCGTCGTCGCAATGATCGACCCGCCCCCGAGTGACGTGGTCGAGCGACCACGCCTGGCCGTCTTCACGTCCCCGGGTGCCTCGGACCCCCAGTGGCGCGAGTTCCTCCCGGACCTCCCGGACGTCACATCCCTCTCCTTCGCCGTCGACCTCGTCCCCGACCTCACCGGCGACCCCGACCAGGAGCTCACGCACGACTTCGGCGACTGACCGAGATTTCCCGGGCCTGGTGCCACCCGGCACGACGCTGGCCTGCGTCTGACGTCGTACACCACTATTTTCCGGGGGAGGTGACACCGGTGATCACTGACGACGAGGCGGGCTTCGCCGAGTTCGTGGCGGGACGGCAGGCTGCGCTGTCGCGGACGGCGTACCTCCTGACCGGCGACCACCACCTCGCCCAGGACCTGGTGCAGGCCGCGCTGCTGCAGGCGGCGAAGCACTGGCGACGGATCCACACCTCGCCGGAGGCCTACGTGCGACGGGCGATGTACCACCAGAACATCTCGTGGTGGCGGCGTCGGCGCCACGTGGCCGAGACGGCGCTGGGTGCGTACGACGGCGCGTCCACGTCGCCCGACAGCGACCTGCGACTGACGCTCGACGAGGCGCTCGGGCACCTCACCACCAAGCAGCGCACCGTGCTGGTGCTGCGCTTCTACGAGGACCTCACCGAGGTCGAGACCGCACGTGCGCTCGGGCTCTCGACCAGCACGGTCAAGTCCACCACCCGCCAGGCCCTCGCCCGGCTGCGGACGCTCGCGCCCGAGCTCGCCGAGCTGATCGGAGCAGACGCATGAGCACCCCACGACGTTCTTGTCCCCCGCTCCGCTCCTCCCAACAACGCCGCAGGGACCCCGCATGACCGACCTCCGCGCCACCCTCCAGCGGCTCGCCGACTCCGCCGAGCCGCTCCCCGTCGCCGACGACCTCTGGGCCCGCGGGCAGGCCTCCCGCCGCCGTGGTCAGGCCCTCGTCGTGGCCGCCGTGCTCGCGATCATCGCCTCCGTCACCTGGAGCGCCGTCCTGCTCGGCTCCGACGACCGCGAGGCGCGCACGGCGTCCACCGACGTCGTGCCCGGCGGCGCGATCCCGAGCCGGATCAACGACCCGGGCGACCTCCCGCTGGAGGGAGATCTGGCCGTGGGTCGGGTGTCCGTCGCGTTCACGGGCTCGGACGGGCACCCCGTCGTGGTGACGGCCGACGACGGGCGCTACCACGCGCTCGACCTGACGGGCTGGGATCACGGACTGGTGTCGGTCAGCCCCGACGGGAGCACCCTCGCCTGGACGATCGAGTCCGATGCCGAGGGACGCCCTCGCGAGGGATTCGCACTCCTGGATCTCACGAGCGGCCGGGTGCGGCTCATGTCCAGTGGTTCCGTGGGCTCGTTGACCCCGGAGGGATTGTCGTGGTCGCCCTCGGGCCAGTGGCTCACCTGGTTCGTCGACGACGACGTGTCGCGGACGCAGATCGGTGCCGGGAGGCAGGAGACGACAGTCATCGGGAAGCAGGTGCAGTGGTCTGCGGTGGACGACCAGGGCGTCATCACCTTCTATGCCCAAGGACCTCGCCGGTGGTCGCAAGACCGGGTCCACGAACGGATCAAGACGTCCGAGGACACGTCCGTCGACATCGGGCGTCGAGGTCACTCGGCCGCGGTGGCCTCGCCCTCGGGCGATGCCGTCGCCCTGGTGTCCAACGGGGACACCGCGGCGGTCGACTTCCTGATGGGCGGCCGCTTCGAGGAACGCGCACTCGCCACTGACCTGTACCCGGACGGAGCGTCCGTGCGACCTCTGGGCTGGGCCAGCGACACCCTGGTGGTGGCGCAGGTCGACGGAGCGGACGGCTCGTACGTCGAGGGCTCGCACCTCGCGCTGCTCACCGCTCCCAACGCCCCCGAGTCGGAGTGGACGTACCGGATCGTCGCCCGCGACATCCCCGACCGAGCAATCTCGGTCGCCGTCGACCTCATCCCCGACCTCGACGGCACCTCGTCCCAGCAGCTGACCCACGACTTCGGCGACCCGCTCGGCAGCGACCAGCGCGACCTCTCGTGGATCATCGGCCTCGGCGTCGCGGCAGCGATCGGCGTACTCCTGGCGCTGCGGTGGCTCCTCCGTCGTCTGCTGGGGTAGCCAGAACGCACTGGACTGCCTCGGGTCGGGTCAGCCCGGGAAGGCCCGCGGGTTGCGCCCGGCGAACGCCACGAGCCGCTCGTAGGCCGTCGCGTCGTCGGGCAGGGGGACCTCGGGGTCGAAGGCGCCCGAGCGGTTCTCGTCGGTGAGCCCCTGCTGCATCGTGGCGAGCGCGGTCTCGGCGACCGCGTCGTCGAGCTCGACGTCCGACCCGGTCGAGTGGACGAGGTCCCAGGAGTGGACGGCGTACTCCGCGACGGCGAAGGCCGCGCTCCCCTGCTGCTCCTCGGGCAGCCCACGGACGCCGGCGAGGAACGCGTCGGCCGAGGCGCGGAACCTCGAGGCGTGCTCGCCGTCGGCGATGCCGGGATCGGCGGCCCAGTCGACCTCCTCCCCGCGCGCCATCTGCGCGAAGCGGTCGGGCGAGGCCGCGACGTGCGAGGCGAGCTCGCGCACCGTCCAGCCGACGCAGGTGCTGGGGTTGTCGAGCTGGTGGGTGCCGACGGCGTCGAGCGCGCGTCCGGCCTGGTCGAGCGCCGCCTCGAGGGTGTCCACGGAAGAGGTCATGGACCCCACCTCACTCCTCGGTCCGGGCAGGCGCAAGGCCCTCCACGGAGCGGAGGTGGGCCAGCACCGCCAGCACCCGACGGTTCGTGTCGGGCTGCTGCTGCAACCGGAGCTTGGCGAAGACCGAGCCGACGGCCGGCTCGACCGTCTTGACCGACAGGTGCAGGCGCTCGCAGATCGCCGCGTTGGACAGCCCCTCGGCCATCAGCTCCAGCACCTCCTGCTCGCGCGGCGTGAGCCCCGCGAGGTGGCCCGCCCGTCGCTCGCCCTCGACGAGCTCGCGCAGGGTCAGGTGCTCCAGCACGAGGGCCGCCTGGGCCGCGAGGTCGTCGAGCAGTCGGACGTCGGCGGTCGACAGCGGATCGGTCCGCCCCACGACGAGGGCGCCGGCACGGGAGCCCGAGAGCCCGACCAGCCGCGAGGCGGCCGGCAGGTCCGCGGCGGCGACCGGTTCGGGGTCGAGGCCGGTCGGCGGCCATGTCCCGACCACCTGCAGCCGGTCCGCCGTACCGAGCCACAACGACGCCGGGGCGCCGAGCGCCTCCGACGTGGCGCGCGCCAGGTCGGTCGGCAGGTCGTCGGCCGCGGGCCCTCGGCGCGACAGCCACGTGAGCGCTGCGTACGCCGCTGCGTGCTGGCCGTGCACGATCGCCAACCCGGCGACGAGTGGAACGAGCGGTACGGCGAGCAGCCCGGGGGTCGGCGTACGCCATCCCGCGAGGCCCACCACGAGGACCGTCAGCGCGACTGCGGCGGCCAGCAGCAGCCACGCGAGCTGGCGTCGTACGTCACCGCTCGCGCCGCGCCACCGCAGCCAGATCGCGACGGGCCAGAGCACCTGGCACAGGACGTACGTCGGGTGCGCCAGCGCCGACCACAGCGTGGCCACGCCGTCGGGCGCGGGTCCGGCGAAGGGGTGTGGGACGGCCAGGCCTGCGGCGGCGTACTCCACCGGCCACAGCAGCGACAGCGTCGAGCACGTGATCGTCAGCGCCGCGACCACGGCGACCACCGGGCGCCATCGAAGCGACGGCATCCTCCCGTCCGGGAAGGCGATGACGGCGAGGGTCACCAGCCCGATCCCGAGCGCGATCGGCCAGACCCCGAGCCACGCGGCCCACTGCACGGGCACGGACGTCGGGTCGCCCGCGTGCCCGACCTGGCGGCCCCAGAACATCACCGCCTGCACCGCTCCCGCCACGACCAGCAGGGCACCCTCCGGGTGGCTCCTGCGCTGGTGCAGGACGTAGGCGCCGACCAGCGTGAAGGCCAGCGCGAGCAGGCCGTTGTGCAGGTTGGTCAGCCAGACGCCCTGCGCCAGCCCCCAGGTGACGAGCAGGACCACCGCGCTCACGACCAGCAGCGGCACGAGGCCGCGCGGGAGCCGGGGTGGACCGCCTGTCATGCCGCTCATCGTGGCACCGGGCGACGCCGCGGGACACAGGGTTCTCCCTGATGTTCACGGCAGGGTCAGC is a window of Nocardioides oleivorans DNA encoding:
- a CDS encoding Crp/Fnr family transcriptional regulator, whose product is MDNDVLRQAPLFSSLDDEAATALGNSMAETTLRRGDVLFHEGDSGDKLYIVTEGKVKLGRSSSDGRENLLAIMGPGQMFGELSLFDPGPRSATVTAVTDATFGSLSHDDLLRWLDGRPQVARGLLSQLASRLRKSNDVVADLVFSDVPGRVAKALLDLADRFGRTADDGVHVHHDLTQEELAQLVGASRETVNKALADFASRGWLRLEPRSVVIMDLERLSRRAR
- a CDS encoding SigE family RNA polymerase sigma factor, whose amino-acid sequence is MTDRSGFDQFVHARGPALARTAYLLTGDHHLAEDLVQAALAKAAQHWERIDTSPEAYVRRTMYHQNISWWRRRKLTETSLGSYDAPVAAADPTIRLTLEQALRRLTPRQRTVLVLRYFEDLTEVQTAAALGISSGAVKSMSRQALKRLRDLSPELADLVGADA
- a CDS encoding SigE family RNA polymerase sigma factor, producing MITDDEAGFAEFVAGRQAALSRTAYLLTGDHHLAQDLVQAALLQAAKHWRRIHTSPEAYVRRAMYHQNISWWRRRRHVAETALGAYDGASTSPDSDLRLTLDEALGHLTTKQRTVLVLRFYEDLTEVETARALGLSTSTVKSTTRQALARLRTLAPELAELIGADA
- a CDS encoding TIGR03086 family metal-binding protein, which codes for MTSSVDTLEAALDQAGRALDAVGTHQLDNPSTCVGWTVRELASHVAASPDRFAQMARGEEVDWAADPGIADGEHASRFRASADAFLAGVRGLPEEQQGSAAFAVAEYAVHSWDLVHSTGSDVELDDAVAETALATMQQGLTDENRSGAFDPEVPLPDDATAYERLVAFAGRNPRAFPG
- a CDS encoding helix-turn-helix domain-containing protein, producing the protein MTGGPPRLPRGLVPLLVVSAVVLLVTWGLAQGVWLTNLHNGLLALAFTLVGAYVLHQRRSHPEGALLVVAGAVQAVMFWGRQVGHAGDPTSVPVQWAAWLGVWPIALGIGLVTLAVIAFPDGRMPSLRWRPVVAVVAALTITCSTLSLLWPVEYAAAGLAVPHPFAGPAPDGVATLWSALAHPTYVLCQVLWPVAIWLRWRGASGDVRRQLAWLLLAAAVALTVLVVGLAGWRTPTPGLLAVPLVPLVAGLAIVHGQHAAAYAALTWLSRRGPAADDLPTDLARATSEALGAPASLWLGTADRLQVVGTWPPTGLDPEPVAAADLPAASRLVGLSGSRAGALVVGRTDPLSTADVRLLDDLAAQAALVLEHLTLRELVEGERRAGHLAGLTPREQEVLELMAEGLSNAAICERLHLSVKTVEPAVGSVFAKLRLQQQPDTNRRVLAVLAHLRSVEGLAPARTEE